The DNA region GCGACGACGGCGAGCGGGCGAACCCGTTCGCCGACCTCTCGGCCGGCGCCGAGGCGGCCGCCGCGACCTGTCGGGACTGCGGCGCGCCGCTGGCGTCGGAGACGTTTCGGTACTGCGGCGGGTGCGAGACCGGCGCGCGTCCGATCGCGGACGACTGAGAGGACGGGAAGCGGCTGGGGGGAGCGGAAGGCTGTCCCCGCCTCGGGACTCAGGCCGCGCCTCGCTTGACCTTCTCGACGCGGGTCGCCAGCGCGAGGAAGGTCGCGACCAGCGTGAGGACGACCGCCCAGGCCGCCGCGAGGTCGTGTGCGAGGACTGTGTGGTCGGGGACGCCGGGCGCGACGAACGGTTCGGCGCGCAGCCACGTGTGGTGGGGCCCCTCCAGGACCGGCCAGAAGTAGTCGACCACGTCGTTGAACCCGTACCACGCGAGCGCGACGGCGACCGACCCGACCGTGAATCGGGCGTACCGGTGGATCAGGAACGCCTCGACGGCCATCGCGAGGTGGCTGAGGACGAGGAACCAGTAGAGCCAGGCGGCGATGCCGCCTGGGCCGTTGAGGACGAGCTGGACGAACGGCGTCCAGAGGCCGAGCTTGATACAGCCGAAGAAGGCCAGCGCGTGCAGCGGCCCGGCGTCGATATCGAGCCGCCAGGCGACCAGCGAGAGGCCGATGAACATGGTCGCGACCGGCGAGTCGGGGACGAGCGGGTAGGCGAGCAGCGGCGCGGCGCCGAGCTGTCCCTCGACGAGCGGCGGCGCGAGGTCGAGCGGTCGGCCGGCGTAGTACCAGAAGCCGAAGAGGGTGCCGACGAGGTTGACCAGCGCGATCGGCCACGCCAGCCGCAGTCCCAGGTCCTCCAGCCAGTCGGGCAGCGGCGCCACGTGGGCGGGGAGGCCCTCGCCGTCGGGCAGCGGAGCGTCGAAGTACCGGGCGACGGCCCGTTCGATGCGACGACCCGCTCGGTTCACGGCCGACATGCCCGACCCTGTGGACGCCGCGCGCAAAACGATAGCGGTCGGGCGGTCGACGGCGGATCAGTCGACGCGAACTCGCGCCACCGCCGACGGCGCGAGCCCGACCGTCACGGTCCCGTCCTCGCTCACGGGCTCGGTCGAACGGTCGATCCGGTAGGCGTCGGGTTCCGACCGGGACTCCTGTCGGTCGTGCGGACTCCCGGTCGGTTCCAGCACGTCGACGGCGACGGAGCGACCGGCGGCGTCGGAACCGAGGTCGACCGTCACCGTCCCTGCCCGGCGGAGGTCGCGATTGGCGAGGAACACCGCCAGTTCCTCGCCCGCGTCGTCGACGACGGCCGTCGCGTCGACGTACGGGACGCCGTCCATCCGCTCGATCCGGGTGCCCAGTTCCGGGAGTGTCCGCGTCGGACCGTCCACGTCGACGCCGACGGCGTGCCACGACCGGCCGTCGGCGAGCACCTCGGCGTAGAGTCGCTGGACCCGCGCGACGGGGTCCAGCGGCGAGGCGTTCGACCCGCCGGTGTCGGGGAACTGCTTGACCGGCATGTGGGTGTGGGAGGCCCGGCGGACGGCCTCGCCCTGCCGGACGAACGCGCCGAACATCCCCGCCGTGTAGGCGGCGCTGGCCGTCGTCCCCATCCCGATCTCGGGCCAGTCCTCCCCCAGATGCGGGTAGAGCCCCCACTCGCCGACGTTGATGGTGAACGAGTCCAGGCCGTGCTCCTCGGCGTCGGCGGCGAGATCCGCCAGTTCCCGCTCGTACTGGGTCGGGTACGCCACGAGCGTCTCCATGTAGTCGACGGGCTCGGCGTCGTGGGCCTCGACCCACGCCTCGGGGCTGTCCTCGTCGCCGCGGCGGATCCCGAAGTTGTAGTGGTGGGTGTCGACGCCGTCGATGCGGTCGCCGACCTCGGTGAACAGCGCCTCGGCCCACTCGTCGGCGTCGGCCTCGAAGCGGGTGTATCCCGGGTCGAGCAGGTCCGCGAACACCGTGATAGAGGGGTCGGCGGCGGTCATCGCGTCGTAGTACGCGTCGACGCCCTCGCGGTCGTCGGACCCGCCGGCGAACTCCCACGGGTCCGCGGTGTGGCCGAACTGCCAGTCCCCCCAGACCTCGTTGCCGATCTCCCAGTAGCGCACGTCGAACGGCTCCTCGTAGCCGTGTTCGGCGCGGAGCGCCCCCATCTCCGTCTCCTCGGGGTCGCCGTTGCAGTACTCCACCCAGTCGGCGGCCTCCCCGGGACCGATCTCCGCCCACCAGCCGACCGTGATCATCGGTTCGACGCCGATCTCCCGGCAGAGTTCGACGTACTCGGCGGTCCCGAGGAAGTTCGGTTCGAGCCCGCTCCACCCGGGGGCCTCGCTGACGGGCCGGTCTTCGAGCGGACCGACGCCGTCGCGCCAGCGGTAGTGGCTGGCGAAGTTGCCGCCCGGCCACTTGATCGACTGAACCGCCAGCTCGTCCATCCGCTCCAGCATCTCGGGGTTGAACTTGCCGTCGACGGCGTCGCCCGACACGAGCATCACCCAGTCGAAGTCGACGTGACCCTCGCCCTCGGCGACGAACTGGAGGCGGTACTCGCCGTGTGGGGCGGAGATGTCGCGGAAGCGCCCCTCGCTCCCCTCGGCGGGGTAGCGGGTGTCGCTCCCCCCGGCGAGTTCGAGCCGTCGGTCCTCGTGGCGGACCCACTCGTTGGCGACGGGGAGGGTCACGGCGGCCAGCGTCTCGCCGTCGAGGTCGGTCAGTCGCGCCTCGACCGCGTCGACGCCCCCGCCGCGGACGGAGACGGACAGGTCGTACTCGCGGGTGCGGTAGTCCGGCAGCGGGACCCGCTGGGAGACGCCGCCCGTGCCGCCCTCGACGGCGACGCGCTGGAACTGGCGGTCGTCGCCGCCGTGGACGCCGCCGGAGGGCGTCTCGTAGTCGGCGTCGCCGACCGGCTGCCAGGGGAAGGCGATCCCGTCGTGTTCCGGGAGGGCGTCTTCCTCGTAGGCGAGGCGGCTCCGCTCGGCGGTCTTCCGGTCGAAACACCACGACTCGAAGGAGTTGTTCGTCGCGTGCTCCGCGTAGACGCCCGGGTAGATCTCGCGACCGTAGTGTTCGACGTACGCCCCGAAGATCCGCGGCGAGACCGACCAGTCGCTCCGGTCGTCGGCGTCGACCGTCACCGCGGCCGCGAACGACTCGTCCGCCGACTGCGTGTCCGTCATGCTCGCCGGGACGGGCGAACCCCCCAAGAGTGTTCTGACGGCGGAGACACGCTCCGGACCCGGACGGGACGGCGGCTCCCTCCGGGTCGGCCGGGCCGGCGGTGACCGACGCCGGCTCGCGCCGGACGGCGGCGAACGATACTCGTTAAGTGATTCCGACGCCAAGTCGCGGTTATGACCGACGAAACGGACCTGGAGGAACTCCGCCGCGGGACCGACCTGGTCAAGCGCGGGTTCGCGAAGATGCAGAAGGGCGGCGTCATCATGGACGTCGTCGACCGCGAGCAGGCCCGCATCGCCGAGGACGTGGGCGCCGTCGCGGTGATGAACCTCGAAGCCGTCCCCGCCGACATCCGCAAGCGCGGCGGCGTCGCCCGCATGGCCGACCCCGCATCCCTGGAGGAGATCATCGACGAGGTCTCCATCCCCGTGATGGGCAAGGCCCGCATCGGCCACACCAAGGAGGCCCAGATCCTCGAGGCGACGGGCGCGGACATGATCGACGAGAGCGAGGTCCTCACCCCGGCCGACGACCGCTACCACATCGACAAGCGCGAGTTCACCGCCCCGTTCGTCTGCGGCGCGCGCAACCTCGGCGAGGCCCTGCGCCGCATCGACGAGGGCGCGGCGATGATCCGGACCAAGGGCGAGGCCGGCACCGGCGACGTGAACCAGGCCGTCCACCACCAGCGCAACATCAAGTCCGCCATCCGCGAGCTGGAGGGCGCGACCCACGAGGAGCGCGAGAAGTGGGCCCGCGAGAACGAGGCGCCCGCGGAACTCGTCCACGAGACCGCCGAGATGGGCCGGCTTCCGGTCGTCAACTTCGCCGCCGGCGGCATCGCGACGCCGGCCGACGCCGCCTTGATGATGCACCACGGCTGCGACGGCATCTTCGTCGGCTCGGGCATCTTCGGCGCCGAGGACCCCGAGGCGATGGGTCGCGCCATCGTCGAGGCCGTCAACAACTGGGACGACCCCGAGACGCTCGCCGAGATCGCCTCGAACACCGGGGCGGGCATGAAAGGCGACGCCAACGTCGACCTGCCCGAGGAAGAGAAGATGCAGGGCCGCGGCGTCTGAGCGCGGCCGGCCGAGTTCTCGCTTCGCCTTCGAACCGACGGCCACGGCGTCACTCAGCCGCCGGACCCGTCCGCCGGGACGCCGGCCGCGGCACTCGACCGGCGGCGGAGGTGACCGAGCGCGACGCCGACTGCGCCCGTGACGAGTATCGGCGACCCGAGCGTCGCGAGGAGGGCGATCAGCGTCCCGAAGAGGCCGTAGCCGACGATGGTGACGAGATAGCCGGCGACCAGCAGGGGCGTGATCGGCGAGACGTTCGTCACCGGGCCGGCGTACGTCGGGACCGTCATCCCGAGCAGCGCCAGCGGCGGCGCGACGATCAGGGTCAACCAGCCGACGAACATCCCCGAGAACGCGTCCGTCCGGGCCCGCGACCGCGGGTCGACGGCGGATTCGAGCCGGCGGACCGCCACGCCGGAGACAAACGCGGCGACGGTCGCCGAGGCGACGAGCGTCCCCGCCGAGATCAGAAACAGACCGTACGGACTCACGAACGTCACGTACGCGGCCGTGTAGGCCGTCGCCGTCAGCCCGTAGACGGCCCCGACCACGAGCGGCCTGTCCCACCACGCCCTCGACGCGGCCCAGAGACCCATACCGCCCCGGACGGCGCCCGCTCATTTGTAGGTTCGTTGTCCGGACGGCGACGTAGCACGGGGTGGCGACGACCGGTGGGGACCGCGACACGGCGGTCCTCGGGCGACGCAGCGACGGGACGCGGGGCTTCGGTTGCGTCGAGCCGGACAGTAGCGTCCCGCTCGGGCCGCCCGCCGGGCCCCACAAGCGCAACGCCCAATACCGTCGACTCACGATGGGCGGTGTATGCTACAGGCGACGCCGGTCGACGCCGCACGCTCGTTCCTCACGGGGTTCGAGACGCTGGGCGCCCGGCTCGGCGTCACCGTGCTGGTGCTCGTCGTCGTCGCGGGCTTCGGCTGGCTGCTGTTCCCGCGGCTCGTGGAGGGCGTCCAGGACTCCGCGCTCCAGTGGGCCGTCAGCGGCGCGGTGTTGCGCGCCGCCCAGCTGTGTCTGCTCGTCGGGGGCGGCCTCTCGCTCGTCTACCTCTGGGGGTACGGTCCCGCGCTCTCGACGCTGGCCGACGAGGCGACCAACGACCAGGAGCTGCGCGTCCTCGGGCGGGCGATCGGCTCCGTGGCCGTGTTCTTCGCCGCCTACGCGGTCGCCCGGTACCTCTCGAACGCGGTCGCCAACCTCGGCAAACACGCGGAGTGGCTGACCGACCACCAGGAGGAGATCCTGCTGCGGACCGCCCAGCTGTTCCTGTTCGGCTTCGCCGGGATCGTCATCCTCGGGATCTGGGACACCAACCTCGGCGGCCTCCTCGTCGGGGCCGGCTTCCTCGGCATCGTCGTCGGCTTCGCCGCCCGCCAGACGCTCGGATCGCTCATCGCCGGGTTCGTCCTCATGTTCTCGCGCCCGTTCACCATCGGCGACTGGGTGGAGATCGGCGACCAGGAGGGCATCGTCACCGACATCACCATCTTCCACACCAGGCTGGAGAACTTCGACGGCGAGTTCGTCATCATCCCCAACGACCGCGTCTCCGACCGCCCGGTGACCAACCGCAGTCAGAAGGGCCTGCTACGCATCCGCGTCGACGTAGGCATCGACTACGAGGCCGACCCCGAGCGCGCCCGGACCGTCGCCGTCGAGGCCATCTCCGAGTGCAACGAGGTCGTCGACGCCCCGCCGCCGCAGGTGTTCCCCAAG from Halosimplex halophilum includes:
- a CDS encoding alpha-L-arabinofuranosidase → MTDTQSADESFAAAVTVDADDRSDWSVSPRIFGAYVEHYGREIYPGVYAEHATNNSFESWCFDRKTAERSRLAYEEDALPEHDGIAFPWQPVGDADYETPSGGVHGGDDRQFQRVAVEGGTGGVSQRVPLPDYRTREYDLSVSVRGGGVDAVEARLTDLDGETLAAVTLPVANEWVRHEDRRLELAGGSDTRYPAEGSEGRFRDISAPHGEYRLQFVAEGEGHVDFDWVMLVSGDAVDGKFNPEMLERMDELAVQSIKWPGGNFASHYRWRDGVGPLEDRPVSEAPGWSGLEPNFLGTAEYVELCREIGVEPMITVGWWAEIGPGEAADWVEYCNGDPEETEMGALRAEHGYEEPFDVRYWEIGNEVWGDWQFGHTADPWEFAGGSDDREGVDAYYDAMTAADPSITVFADLLDPGYTRFEADADEWAEALFTEVGDRIDGVDTHHYNFGIRRGDEDSPEAWVEAHDAEPVDYMETLVAYPTQYERELADLAADAEEHGLDSFTINVGEWGLYPHLGEDWPEIGMGTTASAAYTAGMFGAFVRQGEAVRRASHTHMPVKQFPDTGGSNASPLDPVARVQRLYAEVLADGRSWHAVGVDVDGPTRTLPELGTRIERMDGVPYVDATAVVDDAGEELAVFLANRDLRRAGTVTVDLGSDAAGRSVAVDVLEPTGSPHDRQESRSEPDAYRIDRSTEPVSEDGTVTVGLAPSAVARVRVD
- the pdxS gene encoding pyridoxal 5'-phosphate synthase lyase subunit PdxS, whose product is MTDETDLEELRRGTDLVKRGFAKMQKGGVIMDVVDREQARIAEDVGAVAVMNLEAVPADIRKRGGVARMADPASLEEIIDEVSIPVMGKARIGHTKEAQILEATGADMIDESEVLTPADDRYHIDKREFTAPFVCGARNLGEALRRIDEGAAMIRTKGEAGTGDVNQAVHHQRNIKSAIRELEGATHEEREKWARENEAPAELVHETAEMGRLPVVNFAAGGIATPADAALMMHHGCDGIFVGSGIFGAEDPEAMGRAIVEAVNNWDDPETLAEIASNTGAGMKGDANVDLPEEEKMQGRGV
- a CDS encoding mechanosensitive ion channel family protein, giving the protein MLQATPVDAARSFLTGFETLGARLGVTVLVLVVVAGFGWLLFPRLVEGVQDSALQWAVSGAVLRAAQLCLLVGGGLSLVYLWGYGPALSTLADEATNDQELRVLGRAIGSVAVFFAAYAVARYLSNAVANLGKHAEWLTDHQEEILLRTAQLFLFGFAGIVILGIWDTNLGGLLVGAGFLGIVVGFAARQTLGSLIAGFVLMFSRPFTIGDWVEIGDQEGIVTDITIFHTRLENFDGEFVIIPNDRVSDRPVTNRSQKGLLRIRVDVGIDYEADPERARTVAVEAISECNEVVDAPPPQVFPKAFGDSAVVLETRFWIDHPTPPRKWKAVSAVVTSVKSAFEDEGIKIPFPQRELTGRAENGGFHVRGEAGPAADSGEAQPEPRSND
- a CDS encoding DUF1405 domain-containing protein, producing MSAVNRAGRRIERAVARYFDAPLPDGEGLPAHVAPLPDWLEDLGLRLAWPIALVNLVGTLFGFWYYAGRPLDLAPPLVEGQLGAAPLLAYPLVPDSPVATMFIGLSLVAWRLDIDAGPLHALAFFGCIKLGLWTPFVQLVLNGPGGIAAWLYWFLVLSHLAMAVEAFLIHRYARFTVGSVAVALAWYGFNDVVDYFWPVLEGPHHTWLRAEPFVAPGVPDHTVLAHDLAAAWAVVLTLVATFLALATRVEKVKRGAA